A region of Moorena producens PAL-8-15-08-1 DNA encodes the following proteins:
- the fdhD gene encoding formate dehydrogenase accessory sulfurtransferase FdhD → MNQYRSKTKSQVWVVENSQVRSRLDQLATEEPLEIRLTSPQKTVAVTMRTPGADFELAAGFLYSEGIVKDRDDIQRISYCVDSNRDGEQRYNIVNVTLRQELTPDLQPLERHFFTTSACGICGKASLEALRLRGCPVMSDAMEVSTEVIYSLSEQLRSAQSVFSTTGGIHAAGLFNSQGELLSLQEDVGRHNAVDKLVGSALLTNQLPLSDRIVMVSGRSSFEILQKCLMARVPIVCAVSAPSSLAVTLAREFGITLVGFLRGKRFNVYSGKERICSLSDRS, encoded by the coding sequence ATGAATCAGTACCGCAGCAAAACTAAATCCCAAGTCTGGGTAGTGGAAAACAGCCAAGTGCGATCGCGTTTAGATCAACTGGCAACAGAGGAACCCTTGGAAATTCGCCTGACCTCTCCCCAGAAAACCGTTGCGGTGACGATGCGCACCCCAGGGGCAGATTTTGAACTAGCAGCAGGGTTCCTCTACAGTGAAGGAATTGTAAAGGATCGGGATGATATTCAACGGATTAGCTACTGTGTGGATTCTAATCGAGATGGTGAGCAGCGCTATAACATTGTGAATGTGACCCTGAGGCAGGAACTTACTCCAGATTTGCAGCCCCTGGAACGCCACTTTTTTACCACCAGCGCCTGTGGAATTTGTGGAAAAGCTAGTCTTGAGGCACTACGGTTGCGAGGGTGTCCAGTGATGTCTGATGCTATGGAAGTCAGCACTGAGGTGATTTACAGCCTCTCGGAACAGCTGCGTTCAGCTCAATCAGTGTTTTCCACAACTGGGGGAATCCATGCTGCTGGGTTGTTTAATTCCCAAGGAGAATTACTCTCGTTACAAGAAGATGTAGGACGTCACAATGCTGTGGATAAATTGGTGGGTTCAGCGTTATTAACTAATCAACTGCCTTTAAGCGATCGCATTGTGATGGTAAGTGGGCGCTCTAGTTTTGAGATTCTACAGAAATGTCTGATGGCTAGGGTACCAATTGTTTGCGCAGTATCTGCTCCCAGCAGTCTAGCGGTAACCCTAGCCAGAGAGTTTGGGATTACCCTAGTGGGATTTCTGCGGGGAAAACGGTTTAATGTTTACTCTGGCAAAGAGCGTATTTGCAGTTTGTCTGATCGTAGTTGA
- a CDS encoding DUF1636 domain-containing protein: protein MGQYFINQLQTELAVRNLQDTVHLQPVRCMAACSRPCNVTLAAPDRLTFILSGLSTTESATELAEFCQQYTTYPGGRVPFKERSAVIRAASAFILPALPAPN from the coding sequence ATCGGCCAATACTTTATCAACCAACTCCAAACTGAACTAGCTGTCCGAAATTTACAAGATACCGTTCATCTTCAGCCGGTTCGCTGTATGGCTGCCTGTAGTCGCCCTTGCAATGTGACTTTAGCTGCTCCTGACCGACTCACTTTTATTCTAAGTGGGCTATCAACGACTGAATCAGCGACAGAATTAGCAGAATTTTGTCAGCAATATACAACCTATCCAGGGGGTCGCGTTCCTTTCAAGGAACGTTCCGCTGTCATTCGAGCCGCTTCGGCTTTTATCCTGCCGGCCTTACCCGCACCAAACTAG
- a CDS encoding zinc ribbon domain-containing protein produces the protein MLAYPGVRTFLTFFSETSVGKIGHGDFSQIQRLCQHLDNLLSKISKAKRGQKRRMRKAARRMIIRIQNLIDELHHKAARFLVDNFDVILLPTFETSQMSKKGNRKLRSKTVRNMLNFAHYRFKEFLKHKAFLTGKTVVDVCEAYTSKTVSWTGEMVNIGGSKIIKSKVDGRAMDRDINGARGIFLRALGDTPWLRNQLALVSQNPLLADSGS, from the coding sequence TTGCTTGCTTACCCTGGAGTCAGAACCTTCCTCACCTTTTTTAGTGAGACTTCCGTCGGAAAGATTGGACATGGAGACTTTTCCCAAATCCAAAGACTGTGTCAGCACCTAGATAATCTACTGTCCAAAATTAGCAAAGCTAAACGTGGACAAAAACGCCGAATGAGGAAAGCTGCTCGCCGGATGATAATCAGGATTCAAAACTTGATAGATGAACTCCATCACAAAGCAGCCAGATTTCTTGTAGACAACTTTGATGTGATACTACTTCCTACTTTTGAGACATCTCAAATGTCAAAAAAAGGAAATAGAAAACTCAGATCTAAGACTGTCCGCAATATGCTCAACTTTGCTCATTATCGGTTCAAAGAATTCCTAAAGCATAAAGCCTTCTTAACCGGCAAGACAGTAGTAGATGTTTGTGAAGCTTATACCAGCAAAACGGTTAGCTGGACTGGCGAAATGGTGAACATTGGCGGAAGTAAAATAATCAAATCAAAAGTTGATGGTCGTGCAATGGACAGAGACATCAACGGCGCTCGTGGAATCTTTCTGCGAGCCTTGGGAGATACCCCCTGGCTGAGGAATCAGCTTGCATTAGTGAGCCAGAATCCGCTTTTGGCAGATTCTGGTAGCTAA
- a CDS encoding helix-turn-helix domain-containing protein codes for MFLNPEQRSLIRRWFGVSRYVFNKTVKILQSGEVKANWKAIKTSILNDLPKWCKSVPYQIKSIAIKDACTAVREAKKKYKKTSQINRVRFRSRKNPRQSCYIPKSAVSEKGVYYTKLGEISYAESLPSNIGDCRLTSHNGDYYLVVPHEATKEKTDNQGRVVACLPWSQNLPHLF; via the coding sequence GTGTTCCTAAACCCTGAACAGCGATCGCTTATTCGCAGATGGTTTGGGGTGTCCCGTTACGTATTCAACAAAACCGTCAAAATTCTTCAAAGCGGTGAAGTTAAGGCCAATTGGAAGGCCATCAAGACCAGCATACTAAACGACCTACCCAAGTGGTGTAAGTCAGTGCCTTATCAAATTAAATCCATAGCGATAAAGGATGCTTGCACCGCCGTACGGGAGGCAAAAAAGAAGTACAAAAAGACTTCGCAGATTAATCGAGTCCGATTTAGGTCTCGTAAAAACCCAAGACAGTCTTGTTACATACCAAAGTCGGCAGTATCTGAGAAAGGCGTCTATTATACCAAGCTAGGGGAGATATCCTATGCAGAGTCTCTTCCCAGCAATATTGGAGATTGCAGACTAACCAGCCACAATGGGGATTACTATTTGGTGGTCCCCCATGAAGCAACGAAAGAGAAAACCGATAACCAAGGGCGAGTAGTTGCTTGCTTACCCTGGAGTCAGAACCTTCCTCACCTTTTTTAG
- a CDS encoding IS607 family transposase — protein sequence MVLVPFRKAVELTGLSGNTLRKYADNGTIRCEKTPGGTRLFDTESLLRFGSFKRGVDPVCQFSIGYCRVSTHKQKDDLARQIAYLHSLFPEAEIIFDIGSGLNYKRKGLRTILERIVRGDQLTIIVTCRDRLTRFGFELIEYLVGLNGGKILVLDQPESCPESEQTADLLSIIHVFSRPVHGLRKYGKKIEEDKSVPKP from the coding sequence ATGGTACTAGTCCCTTTCCGTAAGGCGGTCGAACTTACGGGATTATCGGGGAACACTTTGAGGAAGTATGCGGATAATGGCACAATCAGGTGCGAAAAAACCCCTGGAGGAACCAGACTCTTTGACACCGAAAGCTTGCTCAGGTTTGGTAGCTTCAAAAGAGGTGTGGATCCAGTTTGTCAGTTCAGCATTGGGTATTGTCGAGTCAGTACCCACAAGCAAAAAGACGACCTTGCCAGGCAAATCGCCTACCTCCACTCACTCTTCCCAGAAGCGGAAATCATCTTTGACATCGGGTCAGGACTCAACTACAAAAGGAAAGGTCTTAGAACCATATTGGAACGAATTGTGCGCGGAGATCAGCTCACAATTATTGTTACCTGTAGAGACAGACTCACCCGATTCGGGTTTGAACTCATTGAGTACTTGGTCGGTCTCAACGGTGGAAAAATCCTGGTTCTCGACCAACCTGAAAGTTGTCCCGAGTCCGAGCAAACCGCAGATCTTCTCTCCATCATTCACGTCTTTTCGCGGCCTGTCCACGGACTCAGAAAATACGGTAAGAAAATCGAAGAAGATAAGAGTGTTCCTAAACCCTGA